The DNA window gcagatgGATTTTGgttctattatttctttaacaGACCATAGGCAAGTATGACTACCTGTAACCTTATCAGTTTCCTCCTAACAGCTGGATGCCCAAGACATATAACATTTCCTGTCACAAAATACTCCACggttaaataaatacattctcATAAGagcaaaaagaacaacaaaatcaTTCATTCCTCAGGATGCAGCTGCTAAAACAGGTCTGATATCTTCAGCAAGAGGCCAATGGTTCTTTACCGATTCCAGAGAATTCCTTGATCTTGATTTCAACAACTATGTCTTAAGCAATATGTTTGCTCACACTTCAGTCGTTTGGAATTTGGTTACTGCTAAAATTGGGGGTTGTCCTTTTCTGCCTTAGTAGAGTAGAGGAGCTCTTTACCAGACCCAAGTAGGCTAGTGGACACAGAATGCTACATATGGTAGAGCAGCACACTCTGAAAATTAAGAGAACATACAAGGTCTAGCACTGTGGAATGACCTTTGCCCACAAATCTGCTCCACTCCAAGAACTCATAAATGGTGATAACCATGGAAGCTTATATCACTTGAATTTCTATAAGTTCAGGTATGTAATACATAAGTGTCTCAACCCAGCTTTCCTGGATTCCCTTAACTGTCAGAAATGGAGAATTAACTAGTTGTCAAGGGGAAACATTGGATCCTCCTGGTACATCACAGTCAGTTCAATCCCTGATCCTACTCTGAAAGCAGGTCTCTGTTGTTAGAAGATTCTGAAGTCTGGTTTTAGTATTGTTGCATGCATACAAGCCACATTTGCATTTGTATAAACCCACTTACAGAGTCTGTAGCATTAACATCAGCTCCAGCTCTAAGCAACATCTTGATCAGGTTTTCATTCTGTTTAGTCTTTGAGACCTGTTTCATGCAAGGGAAAGAGTAACACAGTAAGACAATTTATCTGTGTATAGTACTAAGTAGTTTTGGCTAAACGCTGCAGTTTTTCCAAACAGAGGAGTGTCTGGCTTCTGCAAATGCCAGACCGATGCACTGGTACAATTCTGTTCCTTCACCACCTATATAGGCACAGCAAAAATCTCTGCTCCTTCTGATGCTCTTCATCAGtccctgatttaaaaaaaaaaaaaggagtccATATTCTATACAGGTTCCTGGCCCAAAATACTTCCACGAGGAAGGtgataaggggaaaggaaaaggtacAGGATCTTTCCTGCTTTCATCCAGACTCACCATGAGAAGATATCCAATAAGCATAACTGGCATGAGGATTATGATGAGCACATAGTCAAGGAAGCTAAACTGTTTTCTCACCGCATAATGCAGACAAGTCCGGTCCTTCTAAACACAAAATAACTCTGATTACTACCAGATTCAGTGATCTCTTTATATTTGTTTAATATTGACAATAGTGAACTATTATAtttcaaaagctttcttttaGGTAATCTACtagaaacatttccttttttttttttctttttttaaacagaaacagaCACATGCATTTTGCTTCCTTCAAGTAGAAGCACATTAAACACATATAGGCTCATGGAAACTGGGCTACACATGCAAGAAGAATGTGGGATCCAACGGATTCCACATGTATGCCTGCAAACTTGGACATGGCTGCAGAGAGAGGGTAGAGTGGACATCTCACATAGCTACTACCACTGCTCAGCAAGTCACATCAGCAGGAGGAATCCCCACAGCTCCTCTTCTTATAGAGGTGATGGTTACTGAAGAAAAGATGTGAGAGTTTATGGCACCTCCTTTGGCAAACTTGAGAAACACAGGCAAGTAGCAATACCCCCAGCAGATCCCTAGAGCaaacacagctttaaaaaaaatcattgaatactgagcaaaacaaagcaactaaAGAGCAGAACTCTAATCTTGTGTGTTAAGAACACTTGTGTTAAACCTCCTACACGTTGTCAAACTGGAGCTTGACAAACTATGTTACAGTGTTGTGCTGGGGCACAAAATAAGCAGAGAAGCCTTTCTGTGCCATCCTCCGCTCCCCATTCTCAGTCCTGAGCACCACAGTCGAGCTCTGCACACAAGGGCCTGATTCCACCTGTGAAGGTGAGGCAGCAAGGCACTTAAGAAAGCCAGGCAAGCTAGGAAAGGGTGGCCAGTGCAGTTAAAATGacctttcttcaaaatattgaaCTTTTTCAAAGGGACTTTGAGGTAAGACAGAGAAGCCCACGCAAGAAGAACAAATGGGACAAAATATGCCACTGACCTCACAAACATTTGCTGTCTTCCTATGAAATAAACAAATGCACTGGAAACCAGAGACATGAGATAGCCCACAAATACATAGGCACTTGCTAAATATTGCCTTGGACTACAAGGTGATACAAGAGAATTTAcagtgttgtgggtttttttcctggctcTTTATCACCTTTAACATCATAAGAATAAGTGACAAATTAAGTCAGAACACACATTTGCCATCTACTTTTGACTTGTAACCGACAAGGAAAtctaccacaaaaaaaaaaaaacacttactGCTCCCAGTCTGTAACATGACAAAAGCAGGTCTGCAGGGGAAATAAGTAAGGATTTTGTAGGGTCAGTCTCTCGTCAGGGATGCATCAGTGAGAGACGGACAGGCTCTCCCTCAGACCTTTCTTTTAATCgcagtgaagaaaaagacagagggAAATAAAGGCTACAGAAGAGACAGATACAAACTGAAGGGCAAGACAAATGCAGAATGCTGCATGGGTAAGCAAACAGAACCCACAGGGCACCAGGCATGGTGTGTAGTATTACCTAAACGGGCAAAGTGACACCAATAGAAATTCTGACTGGCAATGTTTATTATATTGTGTGCATTGTCAAgttaggaaaataaatgagaagacAAACATAAACATATAGGCTTATTGAATTGTAATTTGAGGGTTATACGTACGCCTCCGGTGGAAAAAAACCTCAGGTTTGGCTGCGCTTGCCAGTGTCCCCACACATACACTCCACTTACCTTGTTTCTGAGGTTGACGTTGGCATTTCTTTTTAGAAGATAGCTAACAATCTGGTTGTTTCCCTTTTTACACGCACAAATTAAGGGTGTGTCTCCACCACGGCTATCCTGGATGTTCAGATATTTACTGTTGCGCTCCAAAAGGAGACGAACTTCATTGAAATCGTTATTGTAAGCTGCCTGACAAATGGGCTGAAAAGAGAAGACAATATTCATCAGCACACGTTTCACTAGGACATCCACACTTCCCGTTCTGAGTTATAACTTGCACATCCCTAAGACACTGCCAAGCACTTCTGGCAGAGCTTGTAGTTCTAGGCGACTTCCAGCAGATGGTGGTAAGAGacactcctgctgctgccacccagcGCCGCTCAGCCCTCAGCCTCAGCACTCAGCCCTTGCACAGGGGAACGAACTTCCTGTTCACTTTGGGCGAAGAAATAAATTCAGTTCATTTGCAGCCGTTTAAGAAATGGCTTCCAGTCTCATAGCAGCTGGCCACTGTATTAAGCAGCAAGCACTGACAAGCCCACGTGTCTCTAAGTTTACAAAATGCTTTCCCTTTGGATGAGCACTGCTGAACAAGAGGCACCACACCTGACTCGTTAGTTCCCAGAACAGAACTGCACTTTAGGTGAAAGTTGAAAAACCATACCCTAAGCAATGTTTATCTTATAGGGCTTGAAGTCAAACTTCCTACCCAAAAAACATGTGCATGTGTGCCCACAGCTCTGATCATGTTCAGCTTTTGAGAACTGCTTCTTGTTCAAGTCATTGCTCTGTTTCTATAGACCCTTGACCTGACCTGCAActccttccttctccagcagcaagAACGTAGACTAAGGAGAGACTGAAAATGACAGGAATGCTACTTGTTTCTAATATCCTACTGCACACAGACAATAGCTATGTGAACTGTGACAGATTGGCAGCATTTTAAGTTCTCCAGTTGGAAAGAGAttaagtttctttcttttattctgtctTCAGTACTGAGCTTTTCATTCACCGCAAGCTGAATTGGCACAAATACTGAGCCCAAGGcaacaccacttgtgactggccaccaactgaATTTTACTCCATTCACCACGACTCTTTGGGACCAGCCATCCAGTAAGTTCTTTACCGAGTGAAGAGTCCACCTGTCCAGACCATGAGCTGCCAAAttctccaggagaatgttgtgggaaacagtgtcaggatttactgaagtctaggtacacaacatccacagcctttccctcctACACTAAgggggtcaccttgtcatagaaggagatcagactgatcaagcaggacctgcctttcataaacccatgctgactgaccctgatcacttttttttcttttatgtgccACGTGATGGCACTCAAGgtgatctgttccatgaccttccctggcactgaggtcagactgacaggcctgtaattttCCGGATCCTCCTTCCAACCCTTCTTGTAGACGggtgtcacatttgccaacttccagtcaactgggacctccctggttagccaggattgctgataaataattgaaagtggcttagtgatcacctctgccagctccctcaatACTCTTGGGTGGATctcatctggccccatagacttgtgtgtgtctaaGCGGTGTAACTGGTCGCTAACCATTTTCCCTTGGATTgtttgggcttcattctgctccccatccctgccttcTGGCTCGGGAGGTGTGTACCTGAAGCACAACTGTTgtgactattaaagactgaggaaaagaaggcctttagtacctcagcctttccctcatcatCTGTCACTATATTTCTCCCCTGCCTCCACCGGGGGTAGAGATTGTCcctagccctccttttgttgccgATGTATTTATAAAAGTATTTTCGTTCCTTTTTACAGCAATAGTAAGGCTAGCTCTAGTTgagctttggcccttctaattttctccctacATAACTTCACAGCATCCTTGTAATCCTCCTGAGTatcctgccccttcttccaaaggttataaattctccttttattcccaGGTTGCAGAAGAAACTCTCTATTCAGGCAGGATGGTGTTCTTCCTCACTGGCTCATCTTTTGGCATgcagggacagcctgctcctgcgcctctaagttttccttcttgaagagtgaccagccttcctggactcctttgcccttcaCGACTgtctcccaagggactctgacAACCAGTCTCCTAAACAGGTCAAAGCCTGCTCTTCAaagtccaaagtagcagttctCCAAAATTACAGAGTAGGGACAATGTTATGCACAAGCAGGAGATTCCATCTAAAACCCAAGAAAAGACATTTCCTTTATGTCTACAGAAAAGCCTGCAGGCTAAAAGCCTGGAAACCTTACTCAGTTTTCTACAGTGTTAGAAGACCACCTCAGCAACACTGTAGCTTAACAGCCAGTTTCTGATTCATGTTATAGTTATTACATTATTGTTATCCACCTATCATACACAAGTGGGAAATAAACCTATGAGATACATACTCAGAATAACCAGGCTTCACATGCAAGACAGAAGCATTATCAGGAGAATCTGAAGTCCACATTTCAGGCTTAGGCTGAGCTGTGGAGAGGAGCAGGACTATGACTGCAGGAGACTCACAGTAGCATAGGACCGCCGGGAGAACTCCTGCAGCTTCCCTCGTTAGAGATGCACTGGCAGCTGAAGCACAGACACAAATCTATGGCATCCCCTTTAGGCACACGTGAGAAACAAAATCTAGTGCTCCCACAAGAAAAAGCCCTGAAGTTAAGTGGTCCCCATCAAGGGGAACTGAGCTCACAACTTCTGGGGGTGATGGCAGCCTGAGACACAGAGTGGCCACACTTGCCTACACCACATTATTTATGAACCACAGGGTCTTGACTGTCCCAGAGAACTCAGAACAGACCAAGACCACCTCCACAAGGTTAGCAGGGTAGACCTGGCACAGGAACATCAAACATTACACCCAATACAACCACAAGCTCTAGGTctgaaaggaagagaagcagcaccaAGAACTCTAGCTTAGGTGAAGAGGAAGCGAGCTCCTCTTTGACCTGTCTGGCAGCAACCCCTTCACTTCTGCTCTCACTCACACTTCTGCAGTACCACCTAACATTCAGACAAGATGCACACAATGAACAATGAACACAATGTTGTAAAAAACATAAGAAGGAatgtacagaaaacaaataatcacAACACCAAACTCCTTCTACCCTCACCAGTGgtgccttttccctgctgcagcatcagGACTAATCATGAACTAGAGCACATGGCTCTGCCTTAGTGAAGAAACCAAAGGGCAGAAAATGGAGACTGGAAATTGGAGTCTGAAGattacagaaccacagaatggttggagttagaagtgacctctggagaacatctagtccaactgaCCTGCTAAAGCACCTTCAACAAAATTACATATGCCAATGACTGAGTGACACTCACTCAAGTCAGGTATTCGAATGAGAATTGAATATGCAGTTATAAAGTAAAACCTTTGTAGTTAGATTACAGTATCTCTACAGTACTCCTACAAGACTTACAGAAGAGTATTTCAACATTCAGTATCTGATGCTGCATTAAACGTAAAGTAATCATAGAACAGGCAAGGGTTTTAATGGCTGAGATTGCTCAGTACAAGATCACCACACAGGAGGtgcaagaaaagtaaaaaaacttTTTgtgtaagtaagaaagacaagACATGGAAGATATGGACATCATTCGAACATTCTCTAAGAACCACTTTAACTAAGCTAGGGTATGCTAAATGGACCATGGTCTGTGAACAAACCCATAAAGGCAGGAgctaaaaaaaatcacattcctaACACAATTGTAGGGTAGGGGAGAATGTTTCCTTAGGTGTTAACTCTGTTATCTATATTGAACATCAGCCAAGGATTTGTTTGCAGTTAGCAaacttgtttgttgtttgtgcCATGCTCAGAATCATTCTGCTCTCAACAAAGAACAACAAATATCTTGAACACATAGTTTCTCTATGAAGTCACAATAATTCCACTGattattgcattttctttacGTCCTCAAACAGTACTTCTGTCAGTTTGTAATACCCAAAGTACAGCATTTCCAGAGGAAAAGAACTTCCAGATCTGTACAAGCCTGCATATGGGAGGGTGCGAAGGGAATAAACCAAACCCAGTGAATATCCATATCTTCAATAGCTTCAGTTACTGCACAGAAAATGCTCACGTACCTCTGAATAGAGTATCCCCATGCCTGTTCTTCACTGCTCCCTTTCGTTCTTGTTCACCAGCCCAACAAGTTAACCTCACTTGAAATGCTCTTGAGCTTGTTTGAATCTGGTTAATATTTAACAACAAAATATCACTCTTTCTTAAGCTACATTTCCCCTAAGTGCTTTCTAGTTGGTAGCCATTGTCTTCAGAAACCTAACCCAGGCAGGTAAACATGAGAACAGCAGCTTACGGGAGGCTGACAGAACAAGTTACAACACAGTAgcattttcctttgtcttttttgcAATGACAGCCTCCAGTTGCCTAAAAAGGAAAGTAGCAAAACAGGctgaggaagggaggggagagaaagaaaaggagaaagtttCACAAGTGAAGAagggcggggtggggggaggaagaagaaaagagcatGGCACCTAAAATTTAAATGAGGTAACTATGAATGGTAGCTGGTTTGCCACCCAAGCTCCTTCTGACTCAAACATATACCAAACCCTCTGCAAGAACACCTCAAGATGCCTACTAGGAAAAGGGAAGCAATTGGATCCCACACCTTTAATGAGAGTTCCCAGTGTAATTAGCTTCGGGCTCTTATTACGTCAGCCAGCCACTTTCATCATCTTTTGTTCAGTCCTCTCTTGATAGCCcagccaaaacaaaactataCATCTTTAACCTGctaattttatatatttgtgcATTAGAGCTTTCTTGGGAGAATTATTACTGATGCTTCTATCCCCTTTGAGTGTCTGTGGCTCTCAGGGTAAGATGCTGATAGTATTTCTGTTGCATACTCAGACAGTCTTTCTGAGTAGGGCATGTGTATTGCAAGCGTCTGCAGAcaccccaaaatattttttccctttacagTTTAAGTTAATCTTTCCTGTATTTCAagcatcttttttaaaaagtttttttaaagttttaaaagatACGCATGTCATATATGCATCTTCAATCCAAGCCTTCTACCTTAGATTTAagaacttttattttcatataatttcCATATTTATTCTCCAGTGAGATAGAGTACAATATAAAAGATTTATATTTTCTCTATCCTTCTCTGGTTAAAGCAGTAGAGCACCACTGACTGCACTGACTGTAGTGTTAGTTTGCTGGCATCAGTTCTAACCCTTTTAACGGCTGTTTAGCTGAAGAAAATTAGGTTGGCTTGTAAAGAAAGCATATAACACACCTACCTGTGACAAATCTCACTAGGATCCTCCCAACAGATTGATTTTTCAGCATGCGCTGAATTCTGTTGACCTAAAGACACCTCAAAGGTGAACCTCACCTCAAGGTAACACCTCAAAGGTGAAAAGGTATTTCTTGCCAGTACTTCTTCACATCCAGATACTAAGAAATGGATATCCTCCTACATCAATTGCCCAAGGTGTTGGAATTTCTAAACTACAACTTTttgaaagaaaccccaaatcaCTCAGCTGTTACATAAAGTAACTTAGTAGATTACTTAATCCTCATCAATATATAAATGCATGGAAACAtagaaacatatttaaaaaaacaaacaaaataaaaaccaacaccaGCCATGATGAGGTACAAAACTTAAGTAAATTTATGTAGTTACAAGGTCACTTCTGCTTCACATATTGCTTTAGTGTTCTTTACCGTGTTTATAAAGGAGAATTTGAATcctgaatgccttttttttcttgaatagcCTTTTTGTCCAAAAGGTGCCAAGACTCAATGCATTGGCAAACTAATCAGTCTGCAGAGGAAATCTGATTCTTACTTCCTGAAAGAATTCAATAACTCTTGAAGAGTTTCTTGTGAGCCAGACGTGAACTAAGATTTTGTCAGAAGGGCATTCACCAGAAAAAGAATAAgggtaattaatttttaaattatatatcaATTAAATTTCAGAACATCACATTCCATCAAGAACATGAAAGATTGCATGTCTCCTTAATTTCCAGGCACTACAGATAATACTGCTCCAAATGGCATGAGTTATGCTACTCTCAGGAAAGAAAGCTGTGGCCTGCTGGAGCTGTGTGTGCAGAACAGTCCTCAGAAACATGTATTCCCAAGAAGTGCAGTCCTGGAATGGCCAGTGTCTGGACAAGAGGAACAATCACTGCTTACACTCCGCCTCAGAAGACTGGTAGCTACCCAGGCACCATCCCTGTGGCACTGTGAGAGTCCCTTGTACCTCTGGTTCAGGATGGGACTAACTCAACATCCTCACCAAGCAAAAAaagaccctccctggcacagagCAGAGCCTTAAGCTGAACTCAGTGCACCACTTGTGTCACATGAAAAGCACAGGACTTCCCAGCCTTCCCTTTGCATCGTGATGCTCATGTGGTCACTACTGGGTGACTTCTGTTACAGCCCACCCTGTGGCTAAGCTCTAGCATCTTGTCACTCAAACCAGCTGATCCTGCCTGCCCAAGATCCTGTTCCCCATAATCAGTTCACAGGCAGCACTGCACAGTGTGGAACACAACAGTCCTGTAAAAGTCAGCAGGCCCATACATCGGCACAAACCTGCTGACACATCTACGCATTTTCACAATCACTGTTGTCCTATATGGTAACTCTTAATTTAAAGCTGTCCAAGGAACATAGTGACTGGGCAACGCCTCAGCAGACAGAAGCATTTGATAAACAGCTAGTTTATTTCCCATACATGCTCAACCAACAGGTAATCATCTGGCaaatgcagggagaaaattgaTGAGAACCACAAAAGTAACTGGGAAGAAGAACAGAATTCCAAGATCATATACAGACCATTTATTAAACAAACACTACTTTTGTGTTTAAAGGGTTTCCAAAGAAGGAATGAACACATGCATTTTCCTTCATCCTCC is part of the Columba livia isolate bColLiv1 breed racing homer chromosome 6, bColLiv1.pat.W.v2, whole genome shotgun sequence genome and encodes:
- the ANKRD22 gene encoding ankyrin repeat domain-containing protein 22 isoform X6; its protein translation is MKPICQAAYNNDFNEVRLLLERNSKYLNIQDSRGGDTPLICACKKGNNQIVSYLLKRNANVNLRNKKDRTCLHYAVRKQFSFLDYVLIIILMPVMLIGYLLMVSKTKQNENLIKMLLRAGADVNATDSSGCTALHYACEMRNQEVIPLLLEAHADTSVKNQDGETPLDIARRLQFHNIESMLRRNL
- the ANKRD22 gene encoding ankyrin repeat domain-containing protein 22 isoform X2, which translates into the protein MYISKAEAWKPLEPNMQSCLTCPGEISVPDAKGTIQPICQAAYNNDFNEVRLLLERNSKYLNIQDSRGGDTPLICACKKGNNQIVSYLLKRNANVNLRNKKDRTCLHYAVRKQFSFLDYVLIIILMPVMLIGYLLMVSKTKQNENLIKMLLRAGADVNATDSSGCTALHYACEMRNQEVIPLLLEAHADTSVKNQDGETPLDIARRLQFHNIESMLRRNL
- the ANKRD22 gene encoding ankyrin repeat domain-containing protein 22 isoform X5 — translated: MGILYSEPICQAAYNNDFNEVRLLLERNSKYLNIQDSRGGDTPLICACKKGNNQIVSYLLKRNANVNLRNKKDRTCLHYAVRKQFSFLDYVLIIILMPVMLIGYLLMVSKTKQNENLIKMLLRAGADVNATDSSGCTALHYACEMRNQEVIPLLLEAHADTSVKNQDGETPLDIARRLQFHNIESMLRRNL
- the ANKRD22 gene encoding ankyrin repeat domain-containing protein 22 isoform X1, coding for MLTFPSAALKAKMYISKAEAWKPLEPNMQSCLTCPGEISVPDAKGTIQPICQAAYNNDFNEVRLLLERNSKYLNIQDSRGGDTPLICACKKGNNQIVSYLLKRNANVNLRNKDRTCLHYAVRKQFSFLDYVLIIILMPVMLIGYLLMVSKTKQNENLIKMLLRAGADVNATDSSGCTALHYACEMRNQEVIPLLLEAHADTSVKNQDGETPLDIARRLQFHNIESMLRRNL
- the ANKRD22 gene encoding ankyrin repeat domain-containing protein 22 isoform X4, which codes for MLTFPSAALKAKMYISKAEAWKPLEPNMQSCLTCPGEISVPDAKGTIQPICQAAYNNDFNEVRLLLERNSKYLNIQDSRGGDTPLICACKKGNNQIVSYLLKRNANVNLRNKDRTCLHYAVRKQFSFLDYVLIIILMPVMLIGYLLMGLMKSIRRSRDFCCAYIGGEGTELYQCIGLAFAEARHSSVWKNCSV